A window of Polypterus senegalus isolate Bchr_013 chromosome 14, ASM1683550v1, whole genome shotgun sequence contains these coding sequences:
- the LOC120514291 gene encoding G-protein coupled receptor 1-like produces METMEGRVNTFLNEIEREVTRQDFENSWKKILNGSAALTFLAVVFGILGNGAVIWLIIFKMKRSHVNIWFLNLAISDFLILFFQSFQAVSYVLKYWPFGIPFCKLTLYVSTINICVSSFTLLGINIDRGISLTNPFWVQKHRPMNCSRICCFILWILFILAGIPIFFMCISPKTEPGIYESFCGLNINSNLKLFNEKCQEADNETQYRVMEMFHPPNLQEFNSTTSRIYTVYTTISVFSFILPLIMTIISNLMIFLSMKESLTKKSSRIYTILVSSVAVFFITMLPLYLNAMVYMASIYTLNSKLYGSTVLVMPLVASFKHMNSCISPILYFLVGKEAKGIIRESISLMKSSGAQSKSSE; encoded by the coding sequence atggAGACTATGGAGGGAAgggtgaatacatttttaaatgaaattgaaaGAGAAGTCACCAGACAAGACTTTGAAAATTCCTGGAAGAAAATCCTTAATGGCAGTGCTGCTCTGACGTTCCTAGCTGTGGTTTTTGGCATTCTAGGCAATGGAGCAGTGATTTGGTTGATCATCTTCAAGATGAAGAGGTCCCACGTCAATATATGGTTTCTGAACCTGGCAATCTCTGACTTTCTGATTTTGTTCTTTCAGTCCTTCCAGGCGGTTAGTTATGTCCTAAAATACTGGCCGTTTGGTATACCATTCTGCAAGCTGACCTTGTATGTATCAACTATCAATATCTGTGTCAGTTCTTTCACATTGTTAGGTATCAACATTGACAGGGGTATCTCATTGACAAATCCTTTCTGGGTCCAGAAGCACAGACCAATGAACTGTTCCAGGATCTGCTGCTTCATTCTTTGGATTTTATTCATTCTAGCCGGCATTCCCATTTTCTTCATGTGCATCTCTCCCAAGACTGAACCTGGCATCTATGAGTCCTTTTGTGGCCTCAACATTAATTCTAATTTGAAGCTTTTCAATGAGAAATGTCAAGAAGCAGACAATGAGACACAATACAGAGTTATGGAGATGTTCCATCCACCGAATCTGCAGGAGTTTAACTCTACGACAAGTCGTATCTACACCGTCTACACCACCATCTCAGTGTTCTCATTCATTCTTCCCCTGATTATGACCATCATCAGCAACCTGATGATATTTCTCTCAATGAAAGAGTCTCTTACTAAAAAATCCTCAAGGATCTACACAATTCTTGTATCTTCTGTGGCAGTGTTTTTCATCACCATGTTGCCCTTGTATTTAAATGCCATGGTCTATATGGCTTCCATATACACCCTCAACAGTAAGTTGTATGGCTCCACTGTGTTGGTGATGCCACTAGTCGCTAGTTTCAAACATATGAACAGTTGCATTAGTCCTATATTATATTTTCTGGTTGGAAAGGAAGCTAAAGGTATTATCAGAGAATCCATCAGCTTAATGAAATCTTCAGGAGCTCAGAGCAAATCATCCGAGTGA